One Silene latifolia isolate original U9 population chromosome 4, ASM4854445v1, whole genome shotgun sequence DNA segment encodes these proteins:
- the LOC141651069 gene encoding putative carboxylesterase 7, with protein sequence MEDQTKSNINRVNNPSDEIFADYSPTFRVYNDGRVDRLNATKPVSASLDSETGVESKDLIIFPETGVSVRVFNPIQIFQCSTCRKMPLIMYCHGSGFCSGSTFYPVYHNFLNRLALETQAIIVSVEYRKATEYPLPVAYDDCWDALLWIFSHDPNTYPGNKLTVFLTCVQNRVGFISGRVGSQVFTGPGWFQFAIFSGSVGLGWVGFGSGQAKQHLSGIDKQNIVPVCFIELARYLKSLKNPVKQTSRIHSTKEPWLESSKVDFSRLFLSGDSSGANVAHQVTLRAGVEINKKIVYGLILIQPFFWGKVPIGNEINCKRGQDGAALSTKLWAAARWGSPASLDDPWMNPAKDPTLSSLGCRRVLICLAQKDVLRDRGLFYGNALKKSGWLGDVKVEEIKGEDHVFHLIKPSSPKTLDLMRQIQDFVNCNNPESKL encoded by the exons ATGGAAGACCAAACAAAATCGAATATAAACAGAGTCAACAATCCAAGTGACGAAATATTTGCCGATTATTCTCCGACATTTCGGGTTTATAACGACGGTCGAGTAGACCGGTTGAATGCCACTAAACCAGTGTCAGCCTCACTCGATAGTGAAACTGGAGTTGAATCCAAAGACCTAATAATTTTCCCTGAAACCGGGGTGTCGGTTCGGGTATTCAACCCGATACAAATATTCCAATGTTCAACTTGCAGAAAAATGCCACTCATAATGTATTGTCATGGAAGCGGTTTTTGCTCTGGCAGTACATTTTATCCGGTCTACCACAATTTTCTGAACCGGTTGGCTCTCGAAACACAGGCCATTATTGTATCGGTCGAGTATCGTAAAGCGACTGAATACCCGCTTCCGGTCGCTTACGATGATTGCTGGGATGCTCTCTTGTGGATCTTTTCCCATGATCCCAACACTTATCCAGGTAATAAATTAACGGTTTTTCTGACGTGT GTTCAAAATCGGGTCGGGTTCATATCGGGTCGGGTGGGGTCACAAGTCTTCACCGGGCCTGGTTGGTTTCAGTTTGCAATATTCTCGGGTTCtgtcgggttgggttgggttgggtttgggtcgGGGCAG GCCAAACAGCACCTTAGTGGAATTGATAAACAGAATATAGTACCTGTGTGTTTTATCGAACTTGCAAGATATTTGAAAAGTTTAAAGAATCCAGTGAAACAGACTAGCCGAATACATTCGACTAAAGAACCATGGCTTGAGTCCAGTAAAGTCGATTTCAGTCGACTTTTCTTGAGCGGGGACAGCTCAGGTGCCAATGTAGCGCACCAAGTCACCTTACGAGCAGGCGTAGAGATTAATAAGAAGATCGTGTACGGCCTCATCCTAATCCAGCCTTTCTTCTGGGGGAAGGTACCAATCGGAAACGAGATCAACTGTAAGCGAGGCCAAGACGGGGCAGCCTTATCAACGAAATTATGGGCAGCTGCGCGATGGGGCTCGCCTGCCAGCCTGGATGACCCATGGATGAACCCAGCTAAGGACCCGACATTGTCGAGCCTCGGGTGTCGAAGAGTTTTGATTTGTTTGGCTCAAAAGGATGTATTGAGAGACAGAGGATTGTTCTATGGGAATGCGCTGAAGAAAAGTGGATGGTTAGGAGATGTCAAAGTTGAGGAGATTAAAGGAGAAGATCATGTCTTTCATCTTATAAAACCTTCATCTCCTAAAACTCTGGATTTGATGAGACAAATTCAGGATTTTGTTAATTGTAATAATCCTGAATCAAAACTCTAG
- the LOC141651070 gene encoding putative protease Do-like 14 translates to MGTLGKRSFDQVEESTIDVYKFSSSEVRRLRKACSRQPLFKSKKMNHNIDINTMKAALKTSPAVVSLVSFSGRVMLSQGSGTIIEALENNNIVMTSLNLIRQPLTDSNARFVKNSLAADLKIVVGSFEENSYIGEIVTYDFHYNILFIKFKSKTRLESAKLSMIDDDHSIKLKPGDPVIVVGRYFDRSFELMAAPGCFRKGRCDSSIYDCKELLLAGCHFTRCGDGAPLVNLSGKVIGLVYYEIGPIIPFLPINIVHKLWDHYKIYKYELRHPSFGFEGCNLYSSSLAKLDKLIRRFPSISDGVLIEKVHTGSCAESAGLCVDDIITSCDDKAVTSFLELWSFMWDKVGDTVKLEVVRVKKRTMESIHMVVGEAIPNDLNKWPRFDYM, encoded by the exons ATGGGCACACTGGGGAAGAGAAGTTTTGATCAAGTGGAAGAATCTACAATTGATGTTTATAAGTTTT CTTCGAGTGAAGTTCGTAGATTGAGAAAGGCGTGTTCCAGACAACCCCTTTTTAAATCCAAAAAAATGAATCACAACATTGATATAAATACCATGAAAGCCGCTCTCAAAACTTCTCCTGCTGTTGTGTCCCTCGTCTCCTTCTCTG GTCGGGTGATGCTCTCCCAAGGCTCGGGGACGATAATTGAAGCCTTGGAAAATAACAACATCGTCATGACTTCCCTCAATCTCATTCGACAGCCTCTCACAGACTCTAACGCACGTTTTGTTAAGAACAGTTTAGCTGCTGATCTCAAG ATAGTGGTAGGCTCCTTTGAAGAGAATTCATATATTGGTGAAATTGTAACTTATGATTTTCACTATAATATCCTATTTATAAAATTTAAGTCCAAAACTCGTCTTGAATCTGCAAAGCTGAGTATGATTGATGATGATCATTCTATTAAACTCAAACCTGGGGATCCGGTAATAGTTGTAGGCCGGTATTTCGACAGGTCATTTGAACTTATGGCTGCCCCCGGTTGTTTTAG AAAGGGTCGTTGTGATTCCTCAATCTATGATTGTAAAGAGCTTTTATTAGCCGGGTGCCATTTTACGAGG TGTGGTGATGGGGCTCCTCTTGTCAACTTATCCGGAAAAGTCATTGGACTTGTTTACTATGAAATTGGCCCAATCATCCCTTTCTTGCCAATAAACATAGTTCACAAGTTATGGGATCATTACAAAATATACAAGTAT gaACTACGTCATCCCTCTTTTGGATTTGAAGGTTGTAACTTGTACTCATCTTCCTTAGCTAAACTTGACAAGCTTATAAGAAGATTTCCAAGCATCTCGGATGGCGTTTTGATTGAGAAG GTACATACCGGGTCTTGTGCTGAATCTGCTGGCCTTTGTGTAGATGATATTATAACGTCGTGTGATGACAAAGCTGTTACAAGTTTCTTGGAG TTGTGGAGCTTTATGTGGGACAAAGTTGGTGATACCGTGAAATTGGAAGTGGTTCGAGTTAAAAAAAGGACCATGGAGAGTATTCATATGGTGGTTGGTGAGGCTATTCCTAATGATTTGAACAA GTGGCCTCGGTTTGATTACATGTGA
- the LOC141652080 gene encoding putative carboxylesterase 7 has product MMEHQTKPKMEHQTKSKINRTDNPSDEIFADYSPTFRVYKDGRVDRLNVTKPKPASLDRKTGVDSKDMVIFPETGVSVRIFNPIQIFQSSTSGKMPLIMYCHGSGFCSGSTFSPVYHYFLNRLALETRSIIVSVEYRKATEYPLPVAYDDCWDALLWIISHDPNIYSGYLKSVKNPTKQINVTHLTKEPWLESGRVDFNRLFLSGDSSGANVAHQVTLRAGVEVNKTIINDLILIQPFFWGKVPIGNEVINCRRGPGGAALAEKLWEAARWGSPASVDDPWMNPAKDPTLSSLGCRRVLLCLAEKDVLRDRGLLYENALKKSGWLGDVKVEEIKGEDHVFHLIKPSSPKTLELMRQIQDFVNCSNPESKL; this is encoded by the exons ATGATGGAACAccaaacaaaaccaaaaatggAACACCAAACAAAATCCAAAATAAACCGAACCGATAATCCAAGTGACGAAATATTTGCCGATTATTCTCCAACGTTTCGGGTCTATAAGGATGGTCGAGTAGACCGGTTAAATGTCACTAAACCAAAGCCGGCCTCGCTTGACCGTAAAACCGGGGTTGACTCCAAAGATATGGTAATATTTCCTGAAACCGGGGTGTCGGTTCGGATATTCAACCCGATACAAATATTCCAAAGTTCAACTAGCGGAAAAATGCCACTCATAATGTATTGTCATGGAAGCGGTTTTTGCTCTGGCAGTACATTTTCTCCGGTCTACCATTATTTTCTAAACCGGCTGGCTCTTGAAACACGGTCCATTATTGTATCGGTTGAGTATCGTAAAGCGACTGAATACCCGCTTCCGGTGGCGTACGATGATTGCTGGGATGCTCTCTTGTGGATCATTTCCCATGATCCCAACATTTACTCTG GATATTTGAAAAGTGTAAAGAATCCAACGAAACAGATTAACGTAacacatttgactaaagaaccaTGGCTTGAGTCCGGTAGAGTCGACTTTAATCGACTTTTCTTAAGCGGGGACAGCTCAGGCGCCAACGTGGCGCACCAAGTCACCTTACGAGCAGGCGTAGAAGTTAATAAGACGATCATCAACGACCTCATTCTAATCCAGCCTTTCTTCTGGGGTAAGGTACCAATTGGGAACGAGGTTATCAACTGTAGGCGAGGCCCAGGCGGGGCAGCATTAGCAGAGAAATTATGGGAAGCTGCGCGGTGGGGGTCACCTGCCAGCGTGGATGACCCGTGGATGAATCCGGCTAAGGACCCAACATTGTCGAGCCTCGGATGTCGAAGAGTGTTGCTTTGCTTGGCTGAAAAGGATGTATTGAGAGACAGAGGATTGTTATATGAGAATGCACTAAAGAAAAGTGGATGGTTAGGAGATGTTAAAGTTGAGGAGATTAAAGGAGAAGATCATGTCTTTCATCTTATAAAACCTTCATCTCCTAAAACTCTGGAATTGATGAGACAAATTCAGGATTTTGTTAATTGTAGTAATCCTGAATCAAAACTCTAG